The following coding sequences lie in one Fusarium poae strain DAOMC 252244 chromosome 1, whole genome shotgun sequence genomic window:
- a CDS encoding hypothetical protein (BUSCO:39831at5125), translated as MTASMRRRTRIVCISDTHNCQVKLPKGDVLIHAGDLTNQGSHVELAKTVAWLEKQDFEAKIVIAGNHDITLDPEFYAEHGLYFHNKNPQSHDECLRLFTSSPSITYLSHGSANVCLTSPSGPRTHFKVFGSPYSPRHGLWAFYYDAPQNPSNWSDLTSMWESIPLDTDIVVTHTPPRTHCDETDERRATGCEALRQALWRVRPQLVVCGHIHDGRGAERVMWDLSCRNVAYQEESVVHWEDPGQGNKTCLVDLTGKKAPSLANDGSHPGRYGTSIGVPDVTDVSRPAESATSPYVFGSGPMDMHASHGTIGLGGDAASPRSDQAALYGRMGRRETCVVNAAIIKSRHPHIGGKQFNKPIVVDLDLPVWEQDGHINDH; from the exons ATGACAGCATCAATGAGGAGAAGAACCAGAATCGTCTGCATCTCTGATACTCACAACTGTCAGGTCAAGCTGCCAAAGGGTGATGTCCTCATCCACGCTGGAGATTTAACAAACCAGGGGAGTCATGTTGAG CTTGCAAAGACAGTCGCTTGGTTAGAGAAGCAGGACTTTGAGGCCAAGATCGTCATCGCGG GCAACCATGATATAACTCTGGATCCGGAATTCTATGCCGAGCATGGCCTGTACTTTCACAACAAGAACCCTCAGTCTCACGACGAGTGTCTGCGCCTGTTCACGTCTTCGCCGTCAATAACGTATCTGTCCCACGGCTCAGCCAATGTTTGTCTCACATCACCTTCAGGGCCACGTACGCACTTCAAGGTCTTTGGGTCGCCGTATTCTCCACGCCACGGGTTATGGGCATTCTACTATGATGCTCCCCAGAATCCGAGCAACTGGTCAGATCTGACGTCGATGTGGGAGTCTATACCACTTGATACAGACATTGTCGTGACGCACACACCTCCGAGAACGCATTGTGATGAAACCGATGAACGGCGAGCTACTGGCTGCGAGGCTCTAAGGCAGGCGCTCTGGCGGGTGAGGCCACAGCTTGTCGTTTGTGGCCATATTCACGATGGGAGAGGTGCTGAACGAGTGATGTGGGATCTAAGTTGTCGAAACGTCGCCTATCAGGAGGAGAGTGTCGTTCACTGGGAAGACCCTGGCCAAGGCAACAAAACATGCCTGGTAGACTTGACTGGAAAGAAAGCACCCTCACTCGCCAACGATGGATCTCATCCAGGTCGATATGGAACAAGTATAGGGGTACCTGACGTAACCGACGTTTCCCGCCCTGCCGAGTCAGCAACGAGTCCATATGTATTCGGATCTGGCCCTATGGATATGCACGCCTCTCATGGCACTATCGGGTTAGGGGGCGATGCCGCCTCACCACGAAGCGATCAGGCAGCTCTGTATGGGAGGATGGGTCGTCGAGAAACGTGTGTTGTAAACGCGGCGATCATCAAGAGTCGACATCCACATATCGGAGGAAAGCAATTCAACAAGCCTATCGTAGTTGACCTTGATCTTCCTGTCTGGGAACAGGACGGCCATATCAACGATCACTGA